A region of the Cannabis sativa cultivar Pink pepper isolate KNU-18-1 chromosome 3, ASM2916894v1, whole genome shotgun sequence genome:
CTCCAATTTTAGATTAAATTAAGTTAAGAACAACAACCAACAAGAAATTACATAAAGACTCAACACTTAATTGaaaatatgaaattaaagaaaaacacAAACATGAATAAGAACATAACCAACTAGAAGGAACAACTCCAAAACACAAATAATCCtaggattattattatgtagGGTTGGCCAATTTTGCTTCTGTCGCCCATTAAAGACTCAGAGCAAGATTATTGCCACCATTGTTATCAAAGTTAGTCGCAACAACATCTAATATAGAAGTATTTCGGTCTCCAACAAGATTTTCAATTAGGTCTGGAGTTATTATAGGTGATGATGTTGTTGTTTCAGACATCTGAGTAGACATGGTATTGGCTATTTCATCAATCTTTTTGTTGATTTCTCCAATACTTTGGTCAATGAGCCTAGTGAGATCATTCAAATCCATGACACTCAAGCCTTGAAGGTTAGTGTTACCTACAAGATTGGCATACATGATTTGGATCAACTCTTTCTCACGATTGtctctttttaattttctcaCTTGCTCTTTCACCTTCTCAATCTTATTCCTTAGGTACTTTTCTTGGTTCAACATATTCTTACTTCGCTCGATCTCTGGCATACACTTGAACCTTGTTAACACACAATGAGCCTTTTCTGTCGATGGAAACACTTCTGGCTCACCACCATTTGGGCCATAGACGATTGCACATACGTCGACATCACACAATGTGCTTAGCTCAACAACTTGTTTTAGCATACCATTCTTTCTCTTCCTGAAAGTGGTTTTTCGAGAGGAGTCATCAGTGATGTACTCCAAATTTACTTTCTTTCTGGTCATGGTGGTTGGTAGAGAGAGATGAAgaaaaatatgtcaaaattatAAAGAGACCAAATTGTATTTTGTGTTCTTTCTAGTTTGCTTTGTGTCTctatttatacaaaattttCATTGAAGGTGATGGTGGAGTTTTAATGGGGGTATTAAtatgggtaaatattattttggaccctgAAATTTATAAAAGTTACCAAGTGGACTCTCTAtattgttaaatgacaaaatagaccatgtattttctaaaattgtacaaatagaaccctaaacttattttttgtcaaaataaaacttaataataatctgatttagagatgttatgataaaattagttacatttaatagtatctgttcgtgttaaaaattatcttaaagttggttatattaaaaaataaaattgttaaaattgaGCTTAGGGCcctatttttcctattttaagaAATATAGGGTCTAtgttgtcatttaacaaaataaatgttccaattagtaacttttacaaaacacaaagtcTAAAATAGCATTAcgataaacatgaaaaatatgGTAACTTATTTGTTTTTGACATCTAGAGATATTTATTGTGTTAATTTGTTTGCGGGTTTAAACAATTGGTTCTTAGTAGTGAACATGTATAAATAAAATGTAGCTTAATTAAACAAGGATTAGCTTAGAGGAGCAAAAAGTATTAAATTATGTTTACATATGATAAACATAGTATATGTGTGATCAAATattagagcatgtttggtattgttttctgttttttgttttaaaaaattgtttttagaaatgagaacaaaaaatagcttttgaagtttttaaaacacaagtcatgtttggttagtgatttttaaaaacaatattaacCAAAGGTAAATTGGTTTTTagaacagaaaacaacattttgttgttttcaaaattcttgttttttgtaactttgttttctgaaaactgtttttaaaaaataaggccaaacaagccaaattgtttttaaaaacaattttctgtttttaaaaacaaaaaactgttttttagttatgatgccaaacatgcacttaattattttaagtagtATATGAATCcattgtatattattattttgacgaCTTTTTAAGTATGGACTTTAACTTATTATATTAAGTGTTTTTCCGACAATTTTATCAGTATTAATGCcaatttattagtatattttttaaagggataatttcaaaaaaaaaatatatatatatatacaaaaacaataaagaaattacaaaaatacagtctTTAAagagttttttatatttttacgggttttaagattttatttacaaaaaatatagtattttagtataaatttatattgtatttttgttattttgttgttaattttttattatttgtatattaatttttatgttgttttgatGGTTTTTTTTATCACTTTGATGTAGtttgtttattaaaatatacaattatattattttattggtgtaTTCATCAACACTAAGTAATTCAACTAAAGATGAATTTTGAATTTAgaggaataatttttttttcgaaatatttAGTATTAGAAATGGAATAAGAAagattgaaataataataataataataataataataataataatatacttttataataaatgataataataatattacaccaaaatcatattaaattgtttttattttcaaatgaataaaaaaaatcattaagctAGTCCTCGTAATTGACTTCTATgtttttattcttattattcgaaattattttttttttcttttttgtaaaaATCTAAAAGAACCAAACATTTTTCATGGTTTTCTTCAAGGATTTTAACTTATAATGACCTTGTCTAATTAAATTTATCTAATCAAATCTTGTTTTATTGGTGTTGGTCATTTAAGATGTtggttaaaattaattaaagacgTTAAAAGTTTGAAAAATCTCTATGAAAATATTAAGACAAACAAAATCCACTTTCTTAAACACAACAActccaaatttaaattaaattaaaattaagaacAACAATGAACAAGAAATTACATAAAGACTCAACACTtatattaattgaaaatatgaaacattaaagaaaaacacaaacaaaaataagaGCATAGAAAAATACAATACATAAATAATCACCATGATTCAGGGAAATTAAAGATGTCCTTATTCAAAGTATTGTTATCAAATGGAAAAGTCTATTTCCACCAAACCCAATGAATTATTGTTATTAAGGGTTGGCCAATTTTACTTGTGTCACCCTATTACTGACTCAAAGTGACATTAAAAAAAGACTTATCCAGACCTTTTTAACCTGTCGTGTAAACTTTTATCTTCTGTTCCTATAATCGACGCCTATGACACCAACACAAAACTTAATGAAGTAGGCACTCGCAAATCCTTTTTCAAGTCTCCCCTCTGCATGCCCCTGCCACCATTGTTATCCGTCGTAGAGGGAGCAACAAAAGTAGCCACATTAACTTTCACTTCCCCATTCCTAAGTGGAGGTGTTGATGTCATTCGAGCAATCTTAGTTTCATTCGCTATTGTttctattttcttattaatatccTTCAAATTTTGGTTAATTTTTTGCTTTAGGAAAACTTCTTGGTTCATCATCTTCTTGCTCTGATCGATCTCGTGCATCTTCTTAAACTTTTTACTATACGTTGTACTCCTGCTAAAGAAGGCTACACCTCGGGCTGAGTGTCATACGAGTTATAGATGATTGCACATGCATACATTGCACAATGTGCTCAACTCGCTCACTTTTTTTTATCAaacttttctttctcttcttttaaGTGGCTTTTCGAGAGGTGTCTTAAATAATGTAAGCCAATTTCACCTTTTTTTTGTCATGGTTATGGCTTTCTGAgtcgaaaaagaaaaaaaataagactTAAGTTGAGAAACTAGCTAGTGTGCCAAAATGCTCTTCCTTAATTTACTTTGTGGTACTATTTATTcacaaatttcataaaaaagatGGTATTAGGGTTTCAATGGCGGAATAATCAAATATGGTaactaattcaatttttttttgttatttgtggGTTTCAAAATTGGACTCTTTTTATTAATACGGTTGTACTGAATTCTGTTAAAAATCATTATCAAATCTAGAATATGTTAGAATGTTTTACAATGTTCTAAGAAATTTGTAAGAAAAATCAAGAACACTCTAGAAAGTTTTAGAGAAAACTTAGAATCACTAGAACTAAGATTAGATAATTCTAGAGTTGTTTAGAAAATAGTAAGAAGTAATTAATTAGCTagtaaattagaaaaatctagaaatcTTTAGATACATCCTTTGTAGCCTATAAATATAAGTGAGGTGTGTGCTTAAGATGCAAGTTTGAGCAAGAGAGTTCAAGTGTGAGAAAAAGAGTCTAAAGTGTGTGAGTTCTTAATAAG
Encoded here:
- the LOC115711131 gene encoding agamous-like MADS-box protein AGL80, encoding MTRKKVNLEYITDDSSRKTTFRKRKNGMLKQVVELSTLCDVDVCAIVYGPNGGEPEVFPSTEKAHCVLTRFKCMPEIERSKNMLNQEKYLRNKIEKVKEQVRKLKRDNREKELIQIMYANLVGNTNLQGLSVMDLNDLTRLIDQSIGEINKKIDEIANTMSTQMSETTTSSPIITPDLIENLVGDRNTSILDVVATNFDNNGGNNLALSL